A stretch of Streptomyces vietnamensis DNA encodes these proteins:
- a CDS encoding aldo/keto reductase codes for MTSVTKIDTVRLGGQDGPEIGVQGFGAMGISEFYGDTDEAAARDTLDAALEAGVTLIDTADIYGSGANEEFLAPFLAAHRDEVTLATKFAIERRADDPTYRGVRNDPAYIKKAAEDSLRRLGIETIDLYYMHRRDPEIPFAESVGAMAELVQEGKVRFLGLSEVTGPELREAHAVHPITALQSEWSLFSRDVERSAVGAAAELGVTFVPYSPLGRGFLTGAFADAGKDLSGGDFRQYQPRFTGENAERNAALLDPVRKIAATHGATPAQIALAWVQQRAAVHGLTVVPIPGTRKRSRLLENAAATRITLTAAELAELEPIAGLVAGDRYPDMSSTSAAREV; via the coding sequence ATGACCAGCGTGACCAAGATCGACACCGTACGTCTCGGCGGCCAGGACGGACCGGAGATCGGCGTCCAGGGCTTCGGCGCCATGGGCATCAGCGAGTTCTACGGCGACACAGACGAGGCCGCCGCCCGCGACACCCTCGACGCGGCCCTGGAGGCCGGCGTCACCCTGATCGACACCGCCGACATCTACGGCAGCGGCGCCAACGAGGAGTTCCTCGCCCCGTTCCTCGCCGCCCACCGCGACGAGGTCACCCTCGCCACCAAGTTCGCCATAGAGCGCCGCGCCGACGACCCGACCTACCGGGGGGTCCGCAACGACCCGGCGTACATCAAGAAGGCCGCCGAGGACAGCCTGCGCCGCCTCGGCATCGAGACCATCGACCTCTACTACATGCACCGCCGCGACCCGGAGATCCCCTTCGCCGAGTCCGTCGGCGCGATGGCCGAGCTCGTCCAGGAGGGCAAGGTCCGCTTCCTGGGCCTGAGCGAGGTCACCGGGCCCGAGCTGCGCGAGGCCCACGCCGTGCACCCGATCACCGCCCTCCAGTCGGAGTGGTCGCTCTTCTCCCGGGACGTGGAGCGCAGCGCCGTCGGCGCCGCCGCCGAGCTCGGCGTGACCTTCGTGCCGTACTCGCCGCTCGGCCGGGGCTTCCTGACCGGCGCGTTCGCTGACGCCGGCAAGGACCTGTCGGGCGGCGACTTCCGCCAGTACCAGCCCCGCTTCACCGGGGAGAACGCCGAGCGGAACGCCGCCCTGCTCGACCCGGTCCGGAAGATCGCCGCCACCCACGGCGCGACCCCGGCCCAGATCGCCCTCGCCTGGGTGCAGCAGCGCGCCGCCGTGCACGGCCTGACGGTCGTCCCCATCCCGGGCACCCGCAAGCGCTCCCGCCTCCTGGAGAACGCGGCCGCCACCCGGATCACCCTCACCGCCGCCGAGCTCGCCGAACTCGAGCCGATCGCGGGCCTGGTGGCGGGCGACCGCTACCCGGACATGAGCTCCACGTCGGCGGCCCGGGAGGTCTGA
- a CDS encoding MerR family transcriptional regulator: MSVIESTTGLAGKDRYTISEVAAITGLTAHTLRWYERIGLMPHVDRSHTGQRRFTERDLHWLAFVGKLRLTGMPVADMVRYAELVREGDHTRDERRELLEATRRDVLARITELQDTLAVLDIKIGHYGTASGGTPS; this comes from the coding sequence ATGAGCGTGATCGAGAGCACGACCGGGCTTGCCGGGAAGGACCGCTACACGATCAGTGAGGTGGCGGCCATCACCGGGCTCACCGCGCACACCCTGCGCTGGTACGAGCGGATCGGCCTGATGCCGCACGTCGACCGTTCGCACACCGGCCAGCGCCGCTTCACCGAGCGCGACCTGCACTGGCTGGCCTTCGTCGGCAAGCTGCGGCTGACCGGGATGCCGGTCGCCGACATGGTCAGGTACGCGGAGCTGGTGCGCGAGGGCGACCACACCCGGGACGAACGGCGGGAGCTCCTGGAGGCCACCCGGCGCGACGTCCTCGCCCGGATCACCGAGCTCCAGGACACGCTCGCCGTGCTCGACATCAAGATCGGCCATTACGGGACCGCAAGCGGAGGAACACCTTCATGA
- a CDS encoding serine hydrolase domain-containing protein, with product MQSSVPSLASIENWPVPTAAAAVVRADGTLAGSHGPTGRRFPLASVTKPLAAYAVLVAYEEGAIDLDEPAGPEGSTVRHLLAHTSGLAFDENRVMAAPGTRRIYSNTGFEALGDHVAKATDIPFAEYLHQAVLEPLGMTSTTLEGSPAKDGVSTVDDLVRFAAEVQAPRLLDARTVLDAMTVTYPGLTGILPGYGHQKPNDWGLGFEIRDGKSPHWTGAGSSPRTFGHFGQSGTFLWIDPDARAACVALTDRPFGAWAVEAWPPFTDAVLADLRAR from the coding sequence ATGCAGAGCAGCGTGCCGAGCCTGGCGTCGATCGAGAACTGGCCCGTCCCCACCGCGGCGGCCGCCGTCGTCCGCGCGGACGGCACCCTGGCCGGGTCCCACGGCCCCACCGGGCGGCGTTTCCCGCTCGCCTCCGTCACCAAGCCGCTCGCGGCGTACGCCGTCCTCGTCGCGTACGAGGAGGGGGCGATCGACCTCGACGAACCGGCCGGGCCCGAGGGCTCGACCGTCCGCCACCTCCTCGCCCACACCTCCGGGCTCGCCTTCGACGAGAACCGGGTCATGGCCGCGCCCGGCACCCGCCGGATCTACTCCAACACCGGCTTCGAGGCCCTCGGCGACCACGTCGCCAAGGCCACCGACATCCCCTTCGCCGAGTATCTGCACCAGGCGGTCCTCGAACCCCTCGGCATGACGTCGACGACCCTGGAGGGCTCGCCCGCGAAGGACGGCGTGTCGACCGTGGACGACCTGGTGCGGTTCGCCGCCGAGGTGCAGGCGCCGCGGCTGCTCGACGCGCGGACCGTCCTGGACGCGATGACCGTCACGTACCCCGGCCTGACCGGCATCCTGCCCGGCTACGGGCACCAGAAGCCGAACGACTGGGGGCTCGGCTTCGAGATCCGCGACGGCAAGTCCCCGCACTGGACGGGCGCGGGCTCCTCGCCGCGCACCTTCGGGCACTTCGGGCAGTCCGGCACCTTCCTGTGGATCGACCCGGACGCGCGGGCGGCGTGCGTGGCCCTCACCGACCGGCCCTTCGGGGCGTGGGCGGTCGAGGCGTGGCCGCCGTTCACGGACGCGGTGCTGGCGGACCTGCGGGCGCGCTGA
- a CDS encoding sensor histidine kinase, with the protein MSPEPGTEPGTDQQTPRRRRRARAPRPRPFGLRTRLVLAFLLVAAVGCGTTAALTYRAARNAILEQTQDTAVSALRDQVDPLNISLPVNPTDLHEVVLNIAGRGKPRPWRVYAEYGTVRVSSTDRPTSSVITPELRARAQARSATPHGSFQRVVKNGTPYLTVAIPAVFRTHHAEGTAQPTGLVFYAVMELDEEEANIEAMVTAARDGALPALAVALIPALIASRGVLRPVRELRHAAHSMGRGRLDTRIHAKGSDELADLARTFNESAAELERSVAELRNAEARARRFASDVSHELRTPLAGMLAVTEVLDEDAGSLDSDTARAVRLISAETGKLAVLVEDLMEISRFDARAAELHTDEVDAADCVRKTLQHRYWTDPAQVVPYLEEGIRARLDPRRFDVVVANLVGNALRHGAAPVTVRLYAEGDELVTEVADRGPGIHPDVLPHVFDRFYKADRARTRSAGSGLGLAITLENVRLHGGTVRAANHPAGGAVFTVRMPL; encoded by the coding sequence GTGAGCCCGGAGCCGGGCACGGAGCCGGGCACGGATCAGCAGACACCGCGGCGAAGACGCCGCGCCCGCGCCCCCCGCCCGCGCCCCTTCGGCCTCCGTACCCGTCTCGTCCTCGCCTTCCTCCTCGTCGCGGCCGTCGGCTGCGGCACCACCGCCGCGCTCACCTACCGCGCCGCCCGCAACGCGATCCTGGAGCAGACCCAGGACACCGCCGTCTCCGCCCTGCGCGACCAGGTCGACCCGCTCAACATCAGCCTGCCCGTCAACCCCACCGACCTGCACGAGGTGGTCCTCAACATCGCCGGCCGGGGCAAGCCCCGCCCCTGGCGCGTCTACGCCGAGTACGGCACGGTCCGCGTCTCCTCGACCGACCGCCCCACCTCCTCCGTGATCACGCCCGAACTGCGGGCCCGCGCCCAGGCCCGGTCGGCCACCCCGCACGGCAGCTTCCAGCGGGTCGTGAAGAACGGCACGCCGTATCTGACGGTCGCCATCCCCGCCGTGTTCCGGACCCACCACGCCGAGGGGACGGCCCAGCCCACCGGCCTCGTCTTCTACGCGGTGATGGAGCTCGACGAGGAGGAGGCGAACATCGAGGCCATGGTGACCGCCGCCCGCGACGGCGCCCTCCCGGCCCTGGCCGTGGCCCTCATCCCCGCGCTCATCGCCTCACGCGGCGTGCTCCGCCCCGTACGGGAACTGCGGCACGCGGCGCACAGCATGGGCCGGGGCCGGCTCGACACCCGCATCCACGCGAAGGGCAGCGACGAACTCGCCGATCTCGCCCGTACGTTCAACGAGTCCGCCGCCGAGCTGGAACGTTCCGTCGCGGAGCTCCGCAACGCCGAGGCCCGCGCCCGCCGCTTCGCCTCCGACGTCTCGCACGAGCTGCGCACCCCGCTCGCCGGGATGCTCGCGGTCACCGAGGTCCTCGACGAGGACGCCGGGAGCCTCGACAGCGACACCGCCCGCGCCGTCCGGCTGATCAGCGCCGAGACCGGGAAGCTCGCCGTGCTCGTCGAGGACCTGATGGAGATCTCCCGCTTCGACGCGCGCGCCGCCGAGCTGCACACCGACGAGGTCGACGCCGCCGACTGCGTGCGCAAGACCCTCCAGCACCGGTACTGGACCGATCCGGCGCAGGTCGTCCCGTACCTTGAGGAGGGGATCAGGGCGCGGCTCGACCCGCGCCGTTTCGACGTGGTCGTCGCCAACCTCGTGGGCAACGCGCTGCGGCACGGGGCCGCGCCGGTGACGGTCAGGCTGTACGCGGAGGGGGACGAGCTGGTGACGGAGGTCGCCGACCGGGGGCCGGGCATCCATCCGGACGTGCTGCCGCACGTCTTCGACCGCTTCTACAAGGCGGACCGGGCCAGGACCCGTTCGGCGGGCAGCGGCCTGGGTCTGGCGATCACCCTGGAGAACGTCCGGCTGCACGGCGGCACCGTCCGGGCCGCCAACCACCCGGCGGGCGGCGCGGTGTTCACCGTACGGATGCCGCTGTGA
- a CDS encoding response regulator transcription factor, whose product MPRVLLIEDDPSVREGVELGLRRRGHDVRTAPTGEAGLAALGEFRPDLLLLDLMLPGMNGVQVCRRVRESSQLPIIMLTARGDDFDVVVGLEAGADDYIVKPARTEVIEARIRAVLRRIEEPGAGRSAVEFHGELAIDRAGLTVAKAGERVALAPSELKLLLHLTAAPEQVFSRQQLLEHVWEHSYHGDARLVDACVRRLRNKIEDTPGDPRYIQTLRGFGYRFGPL is encoded by the coding sequence ATGCCCCGCGTGCTCCTGATAGAAGACGACCCCTCCGTCCGCGAAGGCGTCGAGCTGGGCCTCCGCCGCCGCGGGCACGACGTCCGGACCGCCCCCACCGGCGAGGCGGGCCTCGCCGCGCTCGGCGAGTTCCGTCCCGACCTGCTCCTGCTCGACCTCATGCTGCCCGGCATGAACGGCGTTCAGGTCTGCCGCCGGGTCCGGGAGAGCAGCCAGCTGCCGATCATCATGCTCACCGCCCGCGGCGACGACTTCGACGTCGTCGTCGGCCTGGAGGCCGGGGCCGACGACTACATCGTCAAGCCCGCCCGTACGGAGGTCATCGAGGCCCGGATACGGGCGGTGCTGCGGCGCATCGAGGAGCCCGGCGCCGGCCGGTCCGCCGTCGAGTTCCACGGGGAGCTCGCCATCGACCGGGCGGGCCTGACCGTCGCGAAGGCGGGCGAGCGGGTCGCCCTCGCCCCCTCCGAGCTGAAGCTGCTGCTGCACCTCACGGCCGCCCCCGAGCAGGTCTTCAGCCGGCAGCAGTTGCTCGAACACGTCTGGGAGCACAGCTACCACGGGGACGCCCGGCTGGTGGACGCGTGTGTCCGCCGGCTGCGGAACAAGATCGAGGACACGCCGGGCGACCCCCGGTACATCCAGACCCTGCGGGGCTTCGGCTACCGCTTCGGCCCGCTGTGA
- the murJ gene encoding murein biosynthesis integral membrane protein MurJ: MTTAATLTAPTEQKKPSALRSGALMAAGSLVSRATGFVRASVVAAALGAGLVADGYAVGNSVPTIVYMLLLGGALNAVFVPELVKAAKEHEDGGVAYTDRLLTLCALALAVLTAVAVLAAPLIVDTYTDYVGGQRDMTIAFTRACLPQIFFLGLFTLLGQVLNARGRFGAMMWTPVLNNVVAVTVFGLFLAVSDGGELTPGETALLGWGTTAGIAVQALALLPSLRAAGFRWRPRFDWRGSGLAAPLRSAGWLVLLVLTNQGAYWVTTWLATSAGADPSVSGGGLAAYNNAYLLWTVPHGIVTVSLVTALLPRMSGAAADGDLAGVRKDVSYALRTSTAAVVPAACALLALAVPLMTVVFGYGATSGDDVRAMSWTLMAFAPGLVALSGQYVCTRAFYALRDTRTPFFLNLVIAALNAGLSYAAYQSLPTRWAVTGMAAAYSLALWAGWSVTAYALRRRLGGGSGETVRALTRLLVAAVPAAGYGLFAADGSAVAGPVVAGLAGAATILTAFALLAGPLRLTEVQALLASGMRRFRT; encoded by the coding sequence ATGACGACCGCCGCCACGCTCACCGCACCGACGGAACAGAAGAAACCTTCCGCCCTCCGCAGCGGCGCCCTCATGGCCGCCGGCTCGCTCGTCTCCCGCGCCACCGGCTTCGTACGGGCCTCCGTCGTCGCCGCCGCACTCGGCGCGGGCCTCGTCGCCGACGGGTACGCGGTCGGCAACTCCGTCCCCACCATCGTCTACATGCTGCTCCTCGGCGGCGCCCTCAACGCCGTCTTCGTCCCCGAACTGGTCAAGGCCGCAAAGGAACACGAGGACGGCGGAGTGGCCTACACGGACCGCCTGCTCACCCTCTGCGCGCTGGCCCTTGCGGTGTTGACGGCGGTCGCGGTGCTGGCCGCCCCCCTGATCGTCGACACGTACACCGACTACGTGGGCGGACAGCGGGACATGACGATCGCCTTCACGCGCGCGTGCCTGCCGCAGATCTTCTTCCTCGGACTCTTCACCCTGCTCGGACAGGTCCTCAACGCCCGGGGCCGGTTCGGCGCCATGATGTGGACCCCCGTCCTCAACAACGTGGTCGCCGTCACCGTCTTCGGCCTCTTCCTGGCCGTCAGCGACGGCGGGGAACTCACCCCCGGCGAGACCGCGCTCCTCGGCTGGGGCACCACGGCGGGCATCGCCGTCCAGGCCCTGGCCCTGCTGCCCTCGCTGCGCGCCGCCGGCTTCCGCTGGCGGCCCCGCTTCGACTGGCGCGGCAGCGGCCTCGCGGCCCCGCTGCGCTCGGCGGGCTGGCTGGTGCTGCTCGTCCTCACGAACCAGGGCGCGTACTGGGTGACGACGTGGCTCGCCACCTCGGCGGGCGCGGATCCGTCGGTGAGCGGCGGCGGCCTCGCCGCGTACAACAACGCGTACCTGCTGTGGACCGTCCCGCACGGCATCGTCACCGTCTCCCTCGTCACCGCGCTGCTGCCCCGGATGAGCGGCGCCGCGGCCGACGGCGACCTCGCGGGGGTCCGGAAGGACGTCTCGTACGCCCTGCGGACCAGCACGGCGGCGGTGGTCCCGGCGGCCTGCGCGCTCCTGGCCCTGGCCGTCCCGTTGATGACGGTGGTCTTCGGCTACGGGGCGACTTCGGGCGACGACGTGCGCGCGATGTCCTGGACGCTGATGGCGTTCGCGCCGGGCCTGGTCGCGCTGTCGGGGCAGTACGTGTGCACGCGCGCGTTCTACGCGCTGCGGGACACCCGGACCCCGTTCTTCCTGAACCTGGTCATCGCCGCCCTGAACGCGGGCCTGTCGTACGCCGCCTACCAGTCCCTCCCGACCCGGTGGGCGGTCACGGGCATGGCGGCGGCGTACTCGCTGGCGCTGTGGGCGGGCTGGTCGGTGACGGCGTACGCGCTGAGGCGCCGGCTGGGGGGCGGGTCGGGCGAGACCGTCCGCGCCCTGACGCGCCTCCTCGTCGCGGCGGTGCCGGCGGCGGGGTACGGCCTGTTCGCCGCGGACGGTTCCGCGGTGGCGGGGCCGGTGGTGGCGGGCCTGGCGGGAGCGGCGACGATCCTGACGGCCTTCGCGCTCCTGGCGGGCCCACTGCGCCTGACGGAGGTCCAGGCCCTCCTCGCCTCGGGCATGCGCCGCTTCCGCACTTGA
- a CDS encoding lipid II:glycine glycyltransferase FemX: protein MSALLVTAAPTDRRSSAGPVRLGPVTPEAYRAFLGSRSGANGPSFLQLPSWAQVKDGWSHQLVGWGREGAALSGVALVLLRPFPGTRKYFAYLPEGPVADWADPDMDGWLAPLLGHLRSLGAFAVRMGPGPAYRRWNAATVKAGTGPGRRLSDVLADEVDPLGTAVAERLRARGWRKCGGDSEDGADAQPRHVFQVPLTGRSTDDLWTGLNQEWRRNVRKARKSGVEVVVGSAADLPEFYRLLRITEERDGFRLGRSLAYYERQYAVLNAEQPGRMKLYLARHEGEILAAHTMVTVGDRVWYQTGASADHRRDVRPSNALQWRMMLDAHALGAAVYDLRGVPSTLDPDDRAHGLLRWKLGTGGQVVETLGEWETPMQGTTNGALYRAFQAYMARR, encoded by the coding sequence GTGTCAGCGCTGCTCGTGACGGCCGCACCCACCGACCGCCGCTCCTCCGCGGGACCGGTCAGGCTCGGGCCCGTGACCCCCGAGGCGTACCGCGCGTTCCTCGGCTCCCGTTCCGGCGCGAACGGTCCCAGCTTCCTCCAACTCCCCTCCTGGGCCCAGGTGAAGGACGGCTGGAGCCACCAACTGGTGGGGTGGGGACGGGAAGGCGCCGCCCTCTCGGGCGTCGCGCTCGTCCTCCTGCGCCCCTTCCCCGGCACCCGCAAATACTTCGCCTACCTGCCCGAGGGGCCCGTCGCCGACTGGGCCGACCCGGACATGGACGGCTGGCTCGCCCCGCTCCTCGGCCATCTGCGCTCCCTGGGCGCCTTCGCCGTCCGCATGGGCCCCGGACCCGCCTACCGACGGTGGAACGCCGCCACCGTCAAGGCCGGTACGGGACCCGGCCGCCGGCTCTCCGACGTCCTCGCCGACGAGGTCGACCCGCTGGGCACCGCCGTCGCCGAACGGCTCCGCGCCCGCGGCTGGCGCAAGTGCGGCGGAGACTCCGAGGACGGGGCCGACGCCCAGCCCCGGCACGTCTTCCAGGTCCCGCTCACCGGCCGCAGCACCGACGACCTGTGGACCGGCCTCAACCAGGAGTGGCGGCGCAACGTCCGCAAGGCCCGGAAGTCCGGCGTCGAGGTCGTCGTCGGCTCCGCCGCCGACCTCCCCGAGTTCTACCGGCTGCTCCGCATCACCGAGGAACGCGACGGCTTCCGCCTCGGCCGCTCCCTCGCGTACTACGAGCGCCAGTACGCCGTCCTCAACGCCGAACAGCCGGGCCGCATGAAGCTCTACCTCGCCCGCCACGAGGGCGAGATCCTCGCCGCGCACACCATGGTCACCGTCGGCGACCGCGTCTGGTACCAGACCGGCGCCTCCGCCGACCACCGCCGCGACGTACGGCCCTCCAACGCCCTCCAGTGGCGCATGATGCTCGACGCCCACGCCCTCGGCGCCGCCGTCTACGACCTGCGCGGGGTACCCTCCACCCTCGATCCGGACGACCGCGCCCACGGGCTCCTGCGCTGGAAGCTCGGCACGGGCGGACAGGTCGTCGAGACGCTGGGGGAGTGGGAGACACCTATGCAGGGCACGACCAACGGGGCGCTGTACCGCGCCTTCCAGGCCTATATGGCCCGTCGATGA
- a CDS encoding L,D-transpeptidase, translated as MLPIRTSLPIRTSRPALAAVALTVSLTACTAQAADGGPSGAHASAAPPAKVTVVKKTAGSPVTVTASGGTLAAVRVVDADGGVLKGRTDSGGTSWSSDRKAAPGTSYTVEVTSRTADGKESTSRSSFATPEPDKVNKVTLAPGKNTTVGIAQPLSIVFDLPVTKKADVEKQLKVSTSNGTEGSWGWVKDYSGRDRADWRPREYWKPGTKVTLQADLDGTDSGGGWFVRDYRTGFTIGTAQIVKVDLDAHQLALVRDGRTVRTIPVSGGTPGGDKRSWRGTAVLMAKEGTINMNSETVGLGDAYDKDVDYSMRLTWSGMYAHAAPWNAAYFGKANHSSGCIGMSNENAASFYASVNVGDPFEIKGRETKGTVAEGNGYGAWNLSWSAWKAKSALA; from the coding sequence GTGCTGCCGATACGCACGTCGTTGCCGATACGCACATCCCGTCCCGCCCTGGCGGCCGTCGCGCTGACCGTGTCCCTCACCGCCTGCACGGCCCAGGCGGCGGACGGCGGCCCGTCCGGGGCGCACGCCTCGGCCGCGCCCCCGGCGAAGGTGACGGTCGTGAAGAAGACGGCCGGCAGCCCGGTGACCGTGACCGCGTCCGGCGGCACGCTCGCGGCGGTACGGGTCGTCGACGCCGACGGCGGGGTCCTGAAGGGCCGTACGGACTCGGGCGGTACGAGCTGGTCCTCGGACCGGAAGGCGGCGCCGGGCACCTCCTACACGGTCGAGGTGACGTCCCGTACGGCCGACGGCAAGGAGTCGACCAGCCGGTCGTCCTTCGCCACCCCGGAACCCGACAAGGTCAACAAGGTGACCCTGGCCCCCGGCAAGAACACCACGGTCGGCATCGCCCAGCCCCTCTCCATCGTCTTCGACCTGCCGGTGACGAAGAAGGCGGACGTGGAGAAGCAGCTCAAGGTGAGCACCTCGAACGGCACCGAGGGTTCCTGGGGCTGGGTCAAGGACTACTCGGGCCGGGACAGGGCGGACTGGCGGCCCCGGGAGTACTGGAAGCCGGGCACGAAGGTCACCCTCCAGGCGGACCTCGACGGCACGGACTCGGGCGGCGGCTGGTTCGTACGGGACTACCGCACCGGCTTCACCATCGGCACGGCGCAGATCGTGAAGGTCGACCTCGACGCGCACCAGTTGGCCCTCGTACGGGACGGGCGGACCGTTCGCACCATCCCCGTCTCCGGCGGCACCCCCGGCGGCGACAAGCGGTCCTGGCGGGGGACGGCCGTGCTGATGGCGAAGGAGGGCACCATCAACATGAACTCCGAGACGGTCGGTCTCGGCGACGCGTACGACAAGGACGTCGACTACTCGATGCGGCTGACGTGGTCGGGCATGTACGCGCACGCGGCCCCGTGGAACGCGGCGTACTTCGGCAAGGCCAACCACAGTTCGGGCTGCATCGGCATGAGCAACGAGAACGCGGCCTCGTTCTACGCCTCGGTGAACGTGGGCGACCCCTTCGAGATCAAGGGCCGCGAGACGAAGGGCACGGTGGCGGAGGGCAACGGCTACGGGGCGTGGAACCTGTCCTGGTCGGCGTGGAAGGCGAAGAGCGCCCTCGCCTGA
- a CDS encoding pirin family protein — protein MIRIQRAGERYPGGDPAAGIETRHALSFGPRYDPDNLRFGALLAVNEERLAPGAGFDEHPHSHTEIVTWVVEGELTHHDSTGHETVVRPGDLQHLSSAAGVRHVERNDGDVPLTFVQMWLAPLEPGGAPSYEVVRGLGAPYALPAADALLHVERLTAGAGTALPPVDHVYVHVVRGAVRLDGEELGPGDAARITDGGGLELTAVTEAEVLVWEMRDWRKALG, from the coding sequence GTGATACGCATCCAGCGCGCCGGCGAGCGCTACCCCGGGGGCGACCCGGCGGCCGGGATCGAGACCCGGCACGCCCTGTCCTTCGGTCCGCGCTACGACCCCGACAACCTCCGCTTCGGCGCGCTCCTCGCCGTCAACGAGGAGCGCCTGGCGCCCGGGGCCGGCTTCGACGAGCACCCCCACTCGCACACCGAGATCGTGACGTGGGTGGTGGAGGGCGAGCTGACCCACCACGACTCGACCGGCCACGAGACCGTCGTCCGCCCCGGCGACCTCCAGCACCTCTCCTCCGCGGCCGGGGTCCGCCACGTCGAACGCAACGACGGCGACGTCCCCCTGACCTTCGTCCAGATGTGGCTGGCCCCGCTGGAGCCGGGCGGGGCCCCCTCGTACGAGGTGGTGCGCGGCCTCGGCGCCCCGTACGCCCTCCCGGCGGCGGACGCGCTCCTGCACGTCGAGCGCCTGACCGCGGGGGCCGGGACCGCGCTCCCGCCCGTCGACCACGTGTACGTGCACGTGGTGCGGGGCGCGGTGCGGCTCGACGGCGAGGAACTCGGCCCCGGCGACGCGGCCCGGATCACCGACGGCGGGGGACTCGAACTGACCGCCGTGACCGAGGCGGAGGTCCTGGTCTGGGAGATGCGGGACTGGCGCAAGGCCCTGGGCTGA